One Methylocaldum marinum DNA window includes the following coding sequences:
- a CDS encoding GumC family protein produces the protein MVLSENDSFTLQDIIDILVRWRKLAIVTFLTILLPAALVIFLMPPLFQASALIMVNRQSNAADYSVSPQISGQPGTFRSLDRQEEINAHVDSIMARSVLEEVISKLDITKERLDHIRDFRKYVRALINFILDTASYVYDETKYFLGLSSRPTEEEIKFLEHERLVDNVKDRVQAEPESDSSIIAITFKSSDAFLARDVANAIVDEYLNHYAKSRDTRARTFFSEESGALEKQLAEAEFRLSEVRRTSSAYAVDQQRTLLLNQLSNTRERLGQAESQSAQLRARIAVLRQFANEPKFRDEIENTRINLAIADAEITALNKIAAKIELQLAGLGDAELKIRQIEREVKTLENAYLLSVKNREQAQVIEERAQASLADVRLVDVASLPLKPIRPKKLLYLGIALAVSIVLAIAAPFFAHFNDTTLYTEKDVKYFLGIDVVASFPKLKNS, from the coding sequence ATGGTACTATCAGAAAACGACAGCTTCACGTTGCAGGATATTATAGATATCCTGGTGCGTTGGAGAAAGCTGGCTATTGTTACGTTTTTGACGATCCTGCTACCGGCAGCGTTAGTCATTTTTCTTATGCCGCCGCTTTTCCAGGCATCGGCCCTGATTATGGTAAACCGGCAAAGCAACGCCGCGGATTACTCCGTCAGCCCGCAAATATCTGGACAGCCCGGTACCTTTCGAAGCCTGGATAGGCAGGAAGAAATTAATGCCCATGTCGACAGCATCATGGCACGTTCGGTGCTCGAGGAAGTTATATCCAAGCTTGATATTACCAAGGAGCGACTTGATCACATCAGAGATTTCAGGAAATACGTCAGGGCACTCATAAATTTTATTTTGGACACCGCGAGCTACGTCTATGACGAAACGAAGTACTTTCTGGGACTGAGTTCGCGCCCAACCGAAGAAGAAATAAAGTTCCTCGAGCATGAACGCCTGGTCGATAATGTCAAAGACCGTGTGCAGGCCGAGCCGGAATCCGATTCCTCCATCATTGCGATAACGTTCAAGTCCAGCGATGCTTTTCTGGCCCGCGATGTGGCCAACGCAATAGTTGACGAGTACCTGAACCACTATGCCAAATCCCGGGACACGAGAGCTCGTACTTTCTTTTCGGAAGAAAGCGGCGCCCTGGAAAAGCAGTTGGCTGAGGCGGAATTCCGTCTAAGCGAAGTCCGGCGAACCAGTAGCGCGTACGCTGTTGATCAGCAGCGTACTCTCTTGCTGAATCAACTCAGCAATACCCGGGAACGGCTCGGGCAGGCTGAAAGCCAGTCGGCCCAGTTGAGGGCCAGAATCGCCGTGCTCCGTCAGTTTGCCAATGAACCAAAATTCCGCGACGAAATCGAAAACACGCGAATCAATCTGGCTATCGCGGACGCCGAGATCACAGCGCTGAACAAGATTGCCGCCAAAATCGAATTGCAGCTCGCCGGACTGGGCGATGCGGAGCTTAAGATTCGGCAGATCGAGCGTGAAGTCAAAACTCTGGAGAACGCTTATCTGCTGAGCGTCAAAAACCGCGAGCAGGCTCAGGTCATTGAAGAAAGGGCGCAAGCCAGCCTCGCCGATGTCCGGTTGGTAGACGTCGCCTCTTTGCCCCTAAAACCGATCCGACCCAAGAAATTGTTATATCTAGGGATCGCGCTGGCGGTTTCCATTGTACTGGCGATAGCCGCGCCGTTCTTCGCACATTTCAACGATACCACCCTATATACCGAAAAAGATGTCAAGTATTTTTTGGGGATCGATGTCGTGGCTTCATTCCCTAAACTGAAAAATTCCTAG
- a CDS encoding GDP-mannose 4,6-dehydratase, which yields MAFWKNRSVFITGAGGLLGGWMTTALCERGANVVALVRDSVPRNMFFRDGLDRRVTVVRGGLSDSELLRRIIAEYEVSTIFHLAAQALVTVAKSDPVGTLEANVQGTWNLLEAVRQTGRDTQVVFASSDKAYGNSMELPYRETHPLVGEYPYDVSKSCAELIAKMYVRTYGLSLAVTRCGNLFGGGDLNFSRTIPGAILSTLRNEPFQIRSDGNYVRDFLYVEDAVEGYLCLAENLARNSSLSGEAFNFSLGLRLTVLDIVAKVLEIMGRTDLKPEILNIASAEIREQYMVADKARERLDWNPVYHLEEGLRRTINWYEEYYRTLEERGPNKN from the coding sequence ATGGCGTTTTGGAAAAATAGATCCGTATTTATCACCGGGGCGGGTGGTTTATTAGGCGGGTGGATGACTACGGCTCTATGCGAACGCGGGGCGAATGTCGTTGCCCTGGTTCGAGACAGCGTTCCGCGGAACATGTTTTTCCGCGATGGCTTGGACAGACGGGTAACCGTGGTTCGAGGCGGTCTAAGCGATTCGGAACTGCTGCGTCGAATCATCGCCGAGTACGAGGTTAGTACGATATTCCACCTGGCTGCCCAGGCGCTTGTAACGGTAGCGAAGTCCGATCCGGTCGGCACCTTGGAGGCTAATGTCCAAGGTACTTGGAATCTGCTCGAAGCTGTTCGCCAGACCGGGCGGGATACTCAAGTCGTTTTCGCCTCTTCCGACAAGGCTTACGGGAACTCGATGGAACTCCCCTACCGGGAAACTCATCCACTAGTCGGAGAATATCCATACGATGTTTCAAAGAGCTGTGCAGAGCTGATTGCCAAGATGTACGTCCGTACTTATGGCTTATCTCTCGCCGTTACCCGGTGCGGCAACCTATTTGGCGGCGGTGATTTGAATTTTAGCCGCACCATTCCGGGTGCAATTTTGTCGACCTTGCGCAATGAACCTTTCCAAATCCGCAGCGACGGCAATTATGTCCGCGATTTCCTATATGTCGAGGACGCTGTCGAAGGCTACTTATGTCTCGCTGAAAATTTAGCGCGAAATTCTTCGTTATCGGGTGAAGCATTCAACTTCAGTTTGGGGCTTCGCCTGACCGTTCTGGACATCGTGGCAAAGGTGCTGGAGATAATGGGGCGAACCGATTTGAAGCCGGAGATATTGAATATCGCCAGCGCTGAGATTCGCGAGCAATACATGGTAGCGGATAAGGCCCGGGAGCGCTTGGACTGGAATCCGGTTTACCATCTGGAGGAAGGCTTGCGTCGTACGATTAACTGGTACGAGGAATATTACAGGACGCTGGAAGAGCGCGGGCCGAACAAGAATTAG
- a CDS encoding sugar phosphate nucleotidyltransferase, which translates to MDKLKVVILCGGKGTRSYPFTDYFPKVMMPIDGSPILVHLMRIYAQQGFKNFVLAVGYRKEILYDYFAGRFPEWNVEIVDTGPDSDTGERVFKCRDFVGDTFFATYGDGLGNVNLHELLSQHRAHAGLATMTSVPLRSQYGLVHFGMDGRVNLFEEKPIIADYWINAGFFVFNKECFDEWSGNNLETDILPHFASKSTLYTYRHYGFWKSMDTSKDQQELEKIFAKEGAVWAKIGNND; encoded by the coding sequence GTGGATAAGCTAAAAGTAGTTATTCTTTGCGGCGGCAAAGGTACTCGTTCCTACCCTTTTACGGATTATTTTCCAAAGGTGATGATGCCGATCGATGGATCGCCAATTCTTGTACACTTGATGCGCATTTACGCCCAGCAGGGGTTCAAAAACTTCGTTTTGGCAGTCGGATACCGAAAAGAAATTCTGTACGACTATTTTGCGGGTCGGTTTCCCGAGTGGAATGTTGAAATCGTCGATACCGGGCCGGATAGCGATACCGGGGAAAGAGTATTTAAATGCAGGGATTTTGTCGGTGATACTTTCTTTGCCACCTATGGCGATGGACTGGGAAATGTGAATCTGCATGAACTGCTTTCTCAGCACCGGGCGCACGCCGGCTTGGCGACCATGACCTCGGTTCCACTACGATCCCAGTACGGCCTGGTGCATTTCGGCATGGACGGACGTGTTAACCTTTTCGAAGAAAAGCCTATAATTGCTGATTATTGGATCAACGCCGGTTTTTTTGTATTTAACAAGGAATGTTTTGACGAGTGGTCCGGAAATAACCTTGAAACGGATATTCTTCCTCATTTCGCTTCCAAGAGCACTCTTTACACCTACCGTCACTATGGGTTTTGGAAGTCTATGGATACCAGCAAGGATCAGCAGGAGCTTGAAAAGATTTTTGCCAAGGAAGGTGCAGTTTGGGCAAAAATAGGCAATAATGATTAG
- a CDS encoding radical SAM protein, which translates to MNTELALDTAKATLPSYLRRVLRRIPQFTRNSRHFWSLVRHSTPRKLANLLLVETEFRLRRDVVRGYPYIVIIDPLNVCNLRCPLCPTGLGELGRKGQKISWETFTKVIDELSPYAYEVNLHNWGESLLHPHIYEMIEYIGQRNIGTNLSTNFNKISPQNIDRLINSGLEYLILSIDGISQETYSKYRVGGNIETVLDNVRTLVKRRSELKSSTPYIEWQFIVFEHNAKEVDAARMLAAELGVNRFRVIPPGLPFDAENPDELRDKWFVKNYSSDNGGSVEEFRDVIDTACLYMYRSFTVNPDGHTAPCCIVYGTHNDFGDINKEGFRSIWNNARYRSARSQYRANGQVAVPTVCDRCNIFRKKTPPPQSFFGSHSPPQPKDSE; encoded by the coding sequence ATGAATACCGAGCTTGCCCTTGATACAGCCAAAGCAACCCTCCCGAGTTATTTGCGCCGAGTACTCAGGAGAATCCCACAATTTACTCGAAACAGCCGACATTTTTGGTCCCTCGTGAGGCATTCGACTCCCAGAAAATTAGCTAATCTACTGTTGGTCGAAACGGAATTTCGCCTTAGGAGAGACGTAGTCAGGGGTTATCCATACATAGTGATCATAGATCCTCTGAATGTATGTAACCTAAGGTGTCCGCTCTGTCCGACCGGGCTTGGCGAATTGGGTAGAAAGGGACAAAAGATATCGTGGGAGACTTTTACGAAGGTTATTGATGAATTATCGCCATATGCATACGAAGTCAATCTTCATAATTGGGGAGAGTCGCTATTGCATCCCCATATTTATGAAATGATCGAATACATCGGTCAGCGCAACATCGGTACTAATCTGAGTACGAATTTCAACAAGATTTCACCGCAGAACATCGACCGGCTGATTAACAGCGGTCTTGAATATTTAATTTTATCGATTGACGGAATTTCGCAAGAGACCTATTCGAAATATCGCGTCGGCGGGAACATCGAGACGGTCTTGGATAATGTCAGAACCTTGGTAAAACGTCGGTCGGAACTAAAAAGCTCTACGCCCTATATCGAATGGCAATTTATCGTATTTGAGCACAACGCCAAAGAGGTAGATGCGGCCAGAATGCTGGCGGCTGAACTTGGCGTTAACAGATTTAGAGTCATCCCTCCGGGTTTGCCCTTCGACGCCGAGAACCCGGATGAGCTTCGTGACAAATGGTTCGTTAAGAATTACTCCAGCGACAACGGTGGATCTGTCGAGGAGTTCCGGGATGTAATCGATACGGCCTGTCTTTATATGTACCGTTCGTTCACTGTCAATCCGGACGGTCATACGGCCCCGTGCTGCATCGTCTATGGCACGCATAACGACTTTGGTGATATTAACAAGGAAGGCTTTCGAAGCATTTGGAACAACGCCAGGTACCGGTCGGCCAGATCCCAATATCGCGCCAATGGCCAAGTCGCTGTGCCTACTGTATGCGATAGATGTAATATTTTCAGGAAGAAGACACCTCCCCCACAGAGCTTTTTCGGCTCGCATAGTCCGCCCCAACCAAAAGACTCGGAATGA
- a CDS encoding NAD-dependent epimerase/dehydratase family protein, which translates to MSQRYSRVCVTGGAGFIGHHLVRALLARGYRVRVIDDLSVGRRENVPADAELIVGDVTDTAVAESVQDCEVVFHLAARVAIRSSFEFIVEDVAANVLGTASLLKAFAASPNTGKFIFASSMAVYADSEQAIPIDENYIKDPISPYGISKFAAEMLVMRQCKSVQKQGIALRLFNTYGPGQIFSPYVGVVTIFTRTLMAGKAPSIFGDGLQCRDFVHVDDVVRGFLAAMDEPTAAGVYNIGSGIGTTINDVYRTISDTLNLEMSPNYENVAQGELRYSIANIDKARSLLGYEPQHRFDRSIVNVIREITENKQ; encoded by the coding sequence ATGAGCCAGCGTTATTCACGTGTGTGCGTGACGGGTGGAGCGGGCTTTATCGGGCATCATCTTGTTCGAGCGCTTTTGGCCCGCGGTTATCGAGTTCGTGTCATAGATGACTTAAGTGTCGGAAGAAGGGAAAATGTGCCGGCTGACGCCGAACTGATAGTAGGAGATGTAACCGATACCGCCGTTGCGGAGTCCGTACAAGACTGCGAAGTCGTATTTCATCTGGCGGCCCGGGTCGCCATCCGGTCTTCTTTCGAGTTTATAGTAGAGGATGTCGCTGCCAATGTTCTGGGCACCGCATCGCTGCTTAAGGCTTTTGCAGCTTCGCCGAATACCGGAAAATTCATTTTTGCCTCGTCCATGGCGGTTTATGCAGATTCCGAACAGGCTATACCAATAGACGAAAACTATATAAAGGACCCGATTTCTCCCTACGGGATATCGAAGTTTGCTGCCGAAATGCTCGTTATGCGACAATGCAAAAGCGTGCAGAAGCAGGGGATTGCGCTTAGGTTATTTAATACTTACGGACCGGGCCAGATATTTAGCCCTTATGTTGGGGTGGTCACTATTTTTACAAGAACGTTGATGGCCGGAAAAGCGCCTTCCATCTTCGGCGATGGCTTGCAATGCCGTGATTTTGTTCATGTCGATGACGTTGTACGCGGATTCCTGGCGGCCATGGATGAACCGACCGCTGCCGGTGTCTATAATATCGGCTCGGGAATTGGTACCACTATCAATGATGTTTACCGGACGATCTCCGATACATTGAATTTGGAGATGTCTCCAAACTATGAAAATGTCGCTCAAGGAGAGCTCAGATACTCGATAGCAAATATCGATAAGGCGCGGTCCCTGTTGGGCTACGAGCCACAGCACCGGTTCGATCGGTCTATCGTTAATGTTATTCGAGAGATAACCGAGAACAAACAATGA
- a CDS encoding sugar nucleotidyltransferase: MNHRSNYLGVILAAGRGSRMHDLCKHYPKPILPIGNKPIIVHQIELMRSLGIKEIVVLLGHKGFEISKVLGNGSHFGVSIKYVEQSDCLGIAHAVGQIEPYVHKPFLLFLGDIYFFADNIQDILQKFEQQGGGGVLATKLEDDMSAICRNYSIIQDSEGRVIRVIEKPRYVTNNLKGVGLYLFDLHIFDAIRRTPRTAMRNEYELTDSIQVFIDDGNYVGTANVVTDDLNVTYPSDLLSINLKILRDNDLDTLIGAGSDIHPDCQIINSVVGENVTIAEPCIIRDSMIFPFVQITSKCAVEKSIITPETTIRCNLRSEPHVELR, from the coding sequence ATGAACCATCGCTCTAATTATCTGGGTGTAATACTTGCGGCCGGACGTGGAAGCCGCATGCATGATTTGTGTAAACATTACCCCAAGCCTATTCTACCCATAGGAAACAAGCCAATTATTGTTCACCAAATAGAATTGATGCGCTCCCTTGGAATCAAGGAGATCGTAGTCCTATTAGGACATAAAGGCTTTGAAATTTCCAAGGTCCTTGGCAATGGATCACATTTCGGTGTTTCAATAAAATATGTTGAGCAGTCCGATTGCCTCGGCATTGCCCATGCAGTCGGACAGATCGAACCCTATGTACACAAACCCTTCCTGCTATTCCTAGGAGATATCTATTTTTTTGCAGACAATATTCAGGATATCCTTCAAAAATTCGAACAGCAAGGCGGGGGCGGCGTTCTGGCCACAAAGCTCGAAGACGATATGTCCGCCATATGCCGAAACTATTCAATTATCCAAGATTCAGAGGGGCGGGTAATTCGCGTAATTGAGAAGCCGAGGTACGTCACCAATAATTTGAAGGGAGTTGGACTATACCTATTCGATCTTCATATTTTCGATGCCATTCGGCGAACCCCGCGGACTGCAATGAGAAACGAATACGAACTCACCGACTCCATTCAGGTTTTTATCGATGATGGCAACTATGTCGGGACGGCCAACGTCGTCACGGATGACCTGAATGTAACCTATCCGTCGGATTTGCTTTCCATAAATCTGAAGATTCTTCGAGACAACGATTTGGATACACTCATCGGTGCCGGTTCCGATATACATCCGGATTGTCAAATTATCAATTCAGTCGTAGGAGAGAACGTTACCATAGCCGAACCATGCATCATAAGGGATTCCATGATATTCCCGTTCGTTCAAATTACGTCAAAGTGTGCCGTTGAAAAGTCGATTATTACTCCGGAAACAACAATAAGGTGCAATCTCCGGTCCGAGCCGCATGTTGAGTTGCGATAA
- a CDS encoding methyltransferase domain-containing protein — MSILENLVCPVCHAPLEHTQTTLTCVKCRQTYSINRTFPDLLVGARFEDDFCECLWCNEENTGRFLSENYLAPLFTRLQENARHRPAKVLSIGCGVGTDVEALCERGFDAYGIDSGNRSRYWERRKQPERYAVANAKYLPFENESFDFIVMGCVLPHIGVGNDTYVTQPDYVEQRARTVSEMVRVTKKDGYLIVSSPNKRCPLDFFHRRSVSSHMPRLHWPWESFLLSLNDYRHFFLKENGCRRIDVMPLRGYWGFFSSSKYLLGKILQLPVRFYFENILSWRAFGFIRKTAVNPWLILLIKK, encoded by the coding sequence ATGTCCATCCTCGAAAACCTGGTTTGCCCGGTGTGCCATGCCCCATTGGAACACACGCAAACCACACTGACTTGCGTCAAATGTCGACAGACCTATTCCATCAACCGTACCTTTCCGGACTTGTTGGTCGGCGCTAGGTTCGAAGACGATTTTTGCGAATGTCTCTGGTGCAATGAGGAAAATACCGGGCGATTTCTTTCCGAAAACTATCTTGCCCCATTGTTCACGCGCCTGCAGGAAAACGCAAGGCACCGTCCGGCCAAAGTACTCTCGATAGGGTGTGGCGTTGGTACCGATGTCGAGGCATTATGCGAGCGCGGGTTCGATGCCTATGGCATAGACTCCGGTAATCGCTCCCGCTATTGGGAGCGAAGAAAGCAACCAGAGCGTTATGCGGTTGCAAACGCGAAATACCTGCCTTTCGAAAACGAGTCCTTCGACTTCATCGTCATGGGGTGTGTCTTGCCTCATATCGGCGTTGGAAATGATACCTATGTTACCCAGCCCGATTATGTGGAGCAAAGGGCAAGAACCGTTTCCGAGATGGTTCGCGTCACAAAGAAGGACGGGTACTTGATCGTGAGCAGTCCAAACAAGAGATGCCCTCTAGATTTTTTTCATAGACGTTCGGTATCGAGTCATATGCCCAGGCTTCACTGGCCATGGGAAAGTTTCTTACTTTCCCTTAATGACTACCGGCATTTCTTTCTGAAAGAAAATGGCTGCCGGCGGATCGACGTGATGCCGCTTCGAGGCTATTGGGGCTTTTTCTCGTCATCAAAGTACCTGCTCGGAAAGATATTACAGCTACCGGTGAGATTTTACTTCGAAAACATTCTTTCCTGGCGCGCGTTTGGCTTCATAAGAAAAACGGCCGTGAATCCATGGCTGATACTTCTTATTAAAAAATAG
- a CDS encoding glycosyltransferase family 2 protein: MNTLKVDIKPLEPGTEAALFDISIIIVNYNGGDLVLRCLQSIFTTSADYTFELIFIDNASADGSLQRVKESFPGVRITELPRNLGLAAAFNLGLKQATGRYLLSLDNDTRILPDALSSLVRFMDNHPQTGAVGSLLLNPDMSPQKTARLRPSAINAVFGRRSLITKIWPGNPWSRKYLMESRLTGSDPFQVWWVSTAALMVRKEVYEQIGGLDEDFFVYWVDADWCERINKAGWQIYAVPDSKIIHDENLKAGRRARKNYRMLIDFHRGAYLYFVKHHAKSPYHPKGLIALIGLSLRAAFLISVDYLKYLPKR; the protein is encoded by the coding sequence TTGAATACTTTGAAAGTAGACATTAAACCACTGGAGCCGGGCACGGAAGCAGCTCTTTTCGACATTTCGATCATAATCGTTAACTACAACGGTGGCGATCTGGTATTGCGTTGCCTTCAGTCGATATTTACCACCTCTGCTGATTATACTTTCGAGCTTATCTTCATTGATAATGCATCCGCCGATGGCAGCCTGCAGAGGGTTAAAGAGTCCTTTCCAGGGGTACGCATCACTGAACTCCCCCGAAACCTGGGGCTCGCAGCCGCATTTAATCTCGGTTTAAAGCAGGCTACCGGACGTTACCTTTTATCGTTAGACAACGACACAAGGATATTGCCGGATGCTCTGTCTTCGCTCGTACGCTTTATGGACAACCATCCGCAGACCGGCGCGGTCGGAAGTCTGCTTCTGAATCCCGATATGAGCCCACAAAAGACTGCTCGTCTCAGGCCTTCTGCCATCAATGCCGTATTTGGGCGTCGCTCACTTATTACAAAGATTTGGCCGGGAAATCCCTGGTCTCGCAAATATCTGATGGAAAGCCGGTTGACGGGAAGTGACCCCTTTCAAGTCTGGTGGGTTTCAACCGCGGCTTTAATGGTTCGAAAAGAGGTTTATGAGCAGATTGGAGGCTTGGACGAGGATTTCTTTGTTTATTGGGTTGATGCCGATTGGTGTGAAAGAATAAACAAAGCCGGCTGGCAAATTTATGCAGTTCCCGATAGCAAAATCATCCATGATGAAAACCTCAAAGCCGGCCGCAGAGCGCGTAAAAACTACCGCATGCTTATTGATTTCCATCGAGGCGCCTATCTCTACTTCGTAAAGCATCACGCCAAGTCCCCTTATCATCCCAAGGGTCTGATTGCCCTGATCGGCTTGTCTTTGCGAGCTGCTTTCCTGATTTCCGTGGATTATCTGAAATATCTACCAAAGCGATAA
- a CDS encoding sugar transferase: MNKKSADASSKILVCDYESEISDKLLSKTDESPWEALLRRTIDLVVSSAVLLLSAPLMLLIAVIIRLDSPGPALFRQTRMTKTRRRAKNLSAVLDDQRRQHMAGRPFTFVKFRTMYVDAKQRFPELYAYNYSDDELDTFKFKVLNDPRVTRVGSWLRRTSLDELPNFWNVLKGDMTLVGPRPEIPEMSDYYSGEQLTKFNVKAGVTGPAQVEGRGDLSFKDTVNYDVEYVHKRSLWQDIAILAKTIKAVIIGKGAF; this comes from the coding sequence ATGAATAAAAAATCTGCCGATGCGTCTAGCAAAATATTGGTTTGCGATTACGAAAGCGAAATTTCCGATAAGCTTCTCTCTAAAACAGACGAATCTCCTTGGGAAGCTCTTTTACGCAGGACTATCGACCTCGTGGTGTCATCGGCCGTACTTCTTTTATCCGCGCCGCTGATGCTCCTCATCGCCGTCATCATTCGGCTCGATTCTCCAGGCCCCGCTCTCTTCCGGCAAACCCGAATGACAAAAACCAGGCGCCGGGCGAAAAACCTGAGCGCAGTACTGGACGACCAGCGCCGACAACATATGGCAGGACGACCCTTTACGTTTGTGAAATTCCGGACCATGTACGTCGACGCCAAACAGCGGTTCCCGGAGTTATACGCCTATAACTATAGTGACGACGAGTTGGATACCTTTAAATTCAAAGTCCTCAACGATCCCAGAGTGACGCGAGTCGGCTCATGGCTAAGGCGCACGAGCTTGGACGAACTACCTAACTTTTGGAATGTTTTAAAAGGTGACATGACCCTGGTAGGACCACGTCCCGAAATACCCGAAATGAGCGACTACTACAGCGGGGAACAACTCACGAAATTCAATGTTAAAGCCGGCGTCACCGGACCGGCTCAAGTCGAAGGCCGCGGTGATCTCTCCTTCAAGGACACCGTGAATTATGATGTCGAATATGTTCATAAGCGCAGCCTCTGGCAGGACATAGCGATCCTCGCGAAAACAATCAAGGCCGTAATTATCGGGAAAGGCGCGTTTTGA
- a CDS encoding PEP-CTERM sorting domain-containing protein codes for MKTLSLKRIFVGLIAAAILGLAPLSASALDIRGFADDAGDVTCALDPACALLRGGVSGGMLVFNNNVLAYAALAFGSEEAENIYYLPQDFAIDPSADTLTYLTEADGTFSDLFGVIDFGTGPVLGFISSPNATFDGQIIPGGIQKTIGPSLGLFMAPGSVPTILYDATQYLHPDFRDLGITAAFFSNNTVPEPGVLALLGIGFACMHRRLRQRG; via the coding sequence ATGAAAACATTGAGTCTGAAGAGAATCTTCGTTGGTCTAATTGCAGCCGCAATTTTGGGGCTGGCGCCGCTGTCAGCCTCCGCCCTGGATATACGGGGCTTTGCAGACGATGCCGGCGACGTGACATGTGCTTTGGATCCTGCTTGCGCCCTGCTAAGAGGAGGAGTTTCCGGGGGCATGCTGGTCTTCAACAATAACGTGCTTGCCTATGCGGCCTTGGCCTTCGGCAGTGAAGAGGCGGAAAACATTTACTATTTGCCTCAGGATTTTGCCATCGATCCCAGTGCAGATACTCTGACATACTTGACGGAGGCGGACGGAACATTTAGCGACTTATTCGGAGTTATCGATTTTGGAACAGGTCCCGTATTGGGATTCATTTCCTCCCCCAACGCTACTTTCGATGGGCAGATCATTCCGGGCGGCATCCAAAAGACCATAGGCCCATCCTTAGGCTTGTTCATGGCGCCGGGCAGCGTTCCAACTATATTGTACGATGCGACCCAATACTTACATCCGGACTTTCGAGATTTAGGTATTACGGCGGCGTTCTTCTCCAATAATACTGTGCCCGAGCCCGGAGTCCTTGCACTTTTGGGCATAGGTTTCGCCTGCATGCACCGAAGATTGCGGCAGCGCGGTTGA
- a CDS encoding NHLP leader peptide family RiPP precursor, giving the protein MSISATSELQAVWRSVVARTWSDDTFKRRLLDNPNDVMRESGLALPDGVNFVVVEDEPSRIHLVLPVRPELQTSELRSSDADTEVQQLAGGMMLE; this is encoded by the coding sequence ATGTCCATATCCGCCACCTCCGAATTGCAGGCCGTCTGGCGCAGCGTTGTCGCTCGGACCTGGAGCGACGACACCTTCAAGCGGCGCCTGTTAGACAACCCGAACGACGTTATGCGGGAATCCGGTCTAGCCCTGCCCGACGGCGTGAACTTCGTCGTGGTCGAAGACGAACCCTCCCGCATCCATCTCGTGTTGCCGGTCCGGCCCGAGCTCCAAACGAGTGAGCTTCGATCAAGCGATGCCGATACCGAGGTACAGCAGCTCGCGGGCGGTATGATGCTGGAGTGA
- a CDS encoding tetratricopeptide repeat protein, with the protein MLHLGEWGELRKLLAEGLRAAEQNASPFVQTLLQLLAAWLHLEALDFQGGLALCERAQPRLGDPHAVIFRPILLGRAHLGLGQYDEAARCFAEITSAMEAGVLIHRRFGMMFLHGVGEYWLAQEETARARTEADKLFELAGPPGERAYLALGHRLLTEIAMAEHAWEEALAHLSRALAIVDAEDAELPLAAWRVYALAGDVNQRLDCHEEARRYWAQSAAIIHQLADSLGEDDEEALTLRAALLNAEPMKRRLRYAP; encoded by the coding sequence TTGCTGCATCTAGGCGAGTGGGGCGAACTGAGAAAGCTCCTGGCGGAAGGTTTGCGCGCCGCCGAGCAAAACGCCAGTCCTTTCGTCCAGACCTTGCTCCAGTTGCTGGCGGCGTGGCTGCACCTGGAGGCCCTGGACTTTCAAGGCGGACTGGCATTGTGCGAACGAGCGCAACCGCGGCTCGGTGATCCCCATGCCGTCATTTTCCGACCGATCCTGCTCGGACGGGCACACTTGGGGCTGGGGCAATATGACGAGGCCGCGCGCTGCTTCGCCGAAATCACCTCCGCTATGGAAGCGGGCGTTTTGATCCATCGGCGTTTTGGCATGATGTTCCTCCACGGAGTCGGCGAATACTGGCTGGCGCAAGAAGAGACTGCGCGAGCGCGCACCGAAGCGGACAAGCTGTTCGAACTGGCCGGCCCGCCGGGCGAACGGGCCTATCTCGCACTCGGCCATCGGCTGCTCACGGAGATCGCCATGGCGGAGCATGCCTGGGAGGAAGCGCTGGCGCATCTGTCGCGCGCGCTCGCCATCGTCGATGCCGAAGACGCGGAACTCCCGCTGGCGGCCTGGCGGGTGTATGCCCTCGCGGGAGATGTCAACCAGCGCTTGGATTGCCACGAGGAAGCACGCCGCTATTGGGCGCAATCCGCGGCTATCATCCATCAACTTGCGGATTCCCTGGGCGAGGACGATGAAGAAGCCCTGACTTTGCGCGCCGCGCTGCTTAATGCCGAGCCCATGAAAAGAAGACTCCGATATGCGCCGTAA